The following proteins come from a genomic window of Sphingobium cloacae:
- the ccmC gene encoding heme ABC transporter permease CcmC, with the protein MHRFANPARFLKIARPLTGWLLWPGLLLTLAGCACGLFLTPADYLQGETVRILYIHVPAAWLGMGGWTGIAIAALMQLVWKHPLAAVAGRAIAAPGALFTAICLATGSIWGRPTWGTWWEWDGRMTSMLVLLFLYLGYIALANASARQGQGGVSPVTAIFGLVGAINIPIINRSVVWWNSLHQGPSITLRGSSIDGSLLWPLGLTVLGFSLLFGAIVLMRMRTLLARNRIEARMQRLARG; encoded by the coding sequence ATGCATCGTTTCGCCAATCCTGCCCGGTTTTTGAAGATCGCGCGGCCGCTCACCGGCTGGCTGCTGTGGCCGGGGCTGCTGCTGACGCTGGCCGGATGCGCCTGCGGCCTTTTCCTGACGCCCGCCGATTATTTGCAGGGGGAAACGGTCCGCATCCTCTATATCCATGTGCCCGCCGCGTGGCTGGGCATGGGGGGATGGACCGGGATCGCCATCGCCGCCCTGATGCAACTGGTGTGGAAGCATCCGCTGGCCGCCGTCGCGGGCCGCGCCATCGCCGCGCCGGGGGCGCTGTTCACCGCGATCTGCCTTGCCACCGGCTCCATATGGGGGCGACCCACCTGGGGAACCTGGTGGGAATGGGACGGGCGGATGACCTCCATGCTGGTGCTGCTGTTCCTCTATCTGGGCTATATCGCGCTCGCCAACGCCAGCGCGCGGCAGGGGCAAGGCGGCGTCAGCCCGGTGACGGCGATCTTCGGTCTGGTCGGCGCGATCAACATCCCGATCATCAACCGCTCGGTCGTGTGGTGGAACAGCCTGCACCAGGGGCCGAGCATCACCCTGCGCGGTTCGAGCATCGACGGGTCGCTGCTCTGGCCGCTGGGGCTGACGGTGCTGGGATTCAGCCTGTTGTTCGGCGCGATCGTGCTGATGCGGATGCGGACGCTGCTGGCGCGCAACCGGATAGAGGCGCGGATGCAGCGTCTGGCGCGGGGATAA
- a CDS encoding SAM-dependent methyltransferase has product MNAIDPRRKKAALSLRRPPAHGPASLLARMVGPRFHKLLDRIDAGLEAGALEASLPDGTRRILGGRAPGPVCEVHVAHWRALLRLATGGSAGWYRAWAAGEWTSPDPVPLFALFMENAVALGNVARPRGPMRWAGRALHWARRNSRVGSRRNIAYHYDLGNDFYALWLDADMHYSSALFADPEDRSEELEDAQRRKVDAILDRLDLRQGDALLEIGCGWGGLGERAMERWGVRYDGLTLSTEQADYARDRLGSGANILLTDYRDAAGQYDAIASVEMVEAVGQRYWPDYIAAIHRLLKPGGRAAIQYILIDDAIFESYARGADFIQTYVFPGGMLMSESRFRALAERQGLEWRDVSRFGLHYAETLRRWRETFEQVVDAGRLPASFDQRFVDLWRYYLMYCEGGFRGGTIDVAQVTLVKSA; this is encoded by the coding sequence ATGAATGCGATCGATCCCCGGCGGAAAAAGGCGGCGTTGAGCCTCCGGCGTCCTCCCGCCCATGGGCCGGCCAGCCTGCTGGCGCGGATGGTGGGGCCGCGCTTCCACAAGCTGCTCGACCGGATCGACGCGGGGCTGGAGGCGGGCGCGCTGGAAGCATCGCTGCCGGACGGGACGCGGCGAATCCTGGGCGGTCGTGCTCCGGGGCCGGTGTGCGAGGTGCATGTGGCGCACTGGCGCGCGCTGCTGCGGCTGGCGACGGGCGGTTCGGCGGGATGGTATCGCGCATGGGCGGCGGGAGAGTGGACCAGCCCCGATCCGGTGCCGCTTTTCGCGCTGTTCATGGAAAATGCCGTGGCGCTCGGCAATGTGGCGCGGCCGAGGGGGCCTATGCGCTGGGCCGGGCGGGCGCTGCACTGGGCGCGGCGGAACAGCCGCGTCGGATCGCGCCGGAACATCGCCTATCATTATGATCTGGGGAATGACTTCTACGCGCTGTGGCTCGATGCCGACATGCATTATTCCAGCGCCTTGTTCGCGGACCCTGAGGATCGTTCGGAAGAGCTGGAGGATGCGCAGCGGCGCAAGGTCGATGCGATCCTGGATCGTCTGGACTTGCGGCAGGGGGACGCCCTGCTGGAGATCGGCTGCGGCTGGGGAGGGCTTGGCGAGCGGGCGATGGAGCGGTGGGGCGTGCGCTATGACGGCCTGACGCTCTCGACCGAGCAGGCGGATTATGCGCGGGACCGGCTGGGGTCGGGCGCGAACATCCTGTTGACCGACTATCGCGATGCGGCGGGTCAATATGACGCCATCGCCAGCGTGGAGATGGTGGAGGCGGTCGGGCAGCGTTACTGGCCCGACTATATCGCGGCGATCCATCGGCTGCTGAAGCCGGGCGGGCGGGCGGCGATCCAGTATATCCTGATCGACGACGCGATCTTCGAAAGCTATGCGCGGGGGGCGGATTTCATCCAGACCTATGTCTTCCCCGGCGGGATGCTGATGTCGGAAAGCCGGTTCCGGGCACTTGCGGAACGGCAGGGACTGGAGTGGCGGGACGTTTCCCGCTTCGGGCTGCATTATGCCGAAACGCTGCGGCGCTGGCGCGAGACGTTCGAGCAGGTGGTCGATGCGGGGCGGCTGCCCGCCAGCTTCGACCAGCGTTTCGTGGACCTGTGGCGCTACTATCTCATGTATTGCGAAGGCGGGTTCCGGGGCGGCACCATCGACGTGGCGCAGGTGACGCTGGTGAAGTCCGCCTGA
- the purF gene encoding amidophosphoribosyltransferase — protein sequence MLTTHPFDDDKLREECGIFGVSNAETASAIVALGLHALQHRGQEAAGITSWDGHGFHTHRAMGHVAGNFDRDEVIRGLPGHYACGHVRYSTTGETSLRNVQPLYAELNSGGFAIAHNGNISNAMKLRRELIRRGSIFQSTSDTEVIIHLVATSTYRTLLDKFIDALKQVEGAYSLIVMTPEGMIACRDPLGIRPLVMGKLGDATVFASETVAFDVVGGDYIRSIDPGELVIVTHDGEVRSHRPFGDNHPRPCIFEHVYFSRPDSIVDGSSVYSVRKAIGAQLAIENPVDADLVIPVPDSGVPAAIGYAQQSGIPFELGIIRSHYIGRTFIQPGDKVRHLGVKLKHNANRALIDGKKIVLIDDSIVRGTTSLKIVQMMREAGAAQVHMRIASPPTRHSCFYGVDTPERAKLLAHRLDINGMQEFIHADSLSFVSIDGLYKALGEAKRADIRPQYCDACFTGDYPTTLTDQDDAVVQNQFEMLAERVV from the coding sequence ATGTTGACTACACATCCGTTCGACGACGACAAGCTGCGCGAGGAATGCGGCATCTTCGGCGTTTCCAATGCTGAAACCGCATCGGCCATCGTGGCGCTCGGCCTTCACGCCCTGCAACATCGCGGGCAGGAGGCAGCGGGCATCACCAGCTGGGACGGCCATGGCTTCCACACGCATCGGGCCATGGGCCATGTCGCGGGCAATTTCGACCGCGACGAAGTGATTCGCGGCCTGCCGGGCCATTATGCCTGCGGCCATGTGCGCTATTCGACCACCGGCGAAACCTCGCTCCGCAACGTCCAGCCGCTTTATGCCGAACTCAATTCGGGCGGCTTCGCGATCGCCCATAACGGCAATATCTCCAACGCCATGAAGCTGCGCCGCGAACTCATCCGCCGCGGCTCCATCTTCCAGTCCACCTCCGACACCGAAGTCATCATCCATCTGGTCGCCACATCGACCTACCGGACGCTGCTCGACAAGTTCATCGACGCGCTGAAACAGGTGGAAGGCGCCTATTCCCTCATCGTCATGACGCCCGAAGGCATGATCGCCTGCCGCGATCCGCTGGGCATCCGGCCGCTGGTGATGGGGAAGCTGGGCGACGCCACCGTCTTCGCCTCCGAAACCGTGGCCTTCGACGTGGTGGGCGGCGACTATATCCGCTCCATCGATCCGGGCGAACTGGTCATCGTCACCCATGACGGCGAAGTGCGCAGCCACCGCCCCTTCGGCGACAACCATCCCCGTCCCTGCATTTTCGAGCATGTCTATTTCAGCCGCCCCGATTCGATCGTCGACGGCTCCAGCGTCTATTCGGTCCGCAAGGCGATCGGCGCGCAGCTCGCCATCGAAAATCCGGTGGACGCAGATCTGGTGATCCCCGTGCCCGACAGCGGCGTGCCCGCCGCCATCGGCTATGCCCAGCAATCGGGCATCCCCTTCGAACTGGGCATCATCCGCTCCCACTATATCGGCCGCACCTTCATCCAGCCTGGCGACAAGGTCCGCCATCTGGGCGTGAAGCTCAAGCACAACGCCAACCGGGCGCTGATCGACGGCAAGAAGATCGTCCTCATCGACGATTCCATCGTGCGCGGCACCACCAGCCTCAAGATCGTGCAGATGATGCGCGAAGCGGGCGCGGCGCAGGTGCATATGCGGATCGCCAGCCCGCCCACGCGACATAGCTGCTTCTATGGCGTCGACACGCCCGAACGCGCCAAGCTGCTGGCGCACCGGCTCGACATCAACGGGATGCAGGAATTCATCCACGCCGACAGCCTGTCCTTCGTGTCCATCGACGGCCTCTACAAGGCGCTGGGCGAAGCGAAGCGGGCCGACATCCGGCCGCAATATTGCGACGCCTGCTTCACCGGCGACTATCCCACCACGCTCACCGACCAGGATGACGCCGTGGTCCAGAACCAGTTCGAAATGCTGGCCGAACGCGTGGTCTGA
- a CDS encoding DUF481 domain-containing protein, whose translation MRRCLFLLPFFVPSVARAEEPPLLPPAVREMLEAAIANGNEAEIVTVAKIAKQTNPDSSDEIQRMVASWKDRTKATHDAVIREARFIELWTGRIEAGGFRSTGSTSEIGISANATATRNGIQWSHKLTASADYRRANGVTSRERYFASYEPRYQFDPRGFAYGLVQFERDTSIGYDERYTASAGIGYKLIVSKKVDLTVDAGPAVRHAKYVLGARETKVGGRASMDLAWRITPTLTFKQTASGYAESNVFTLNSLTALETKVTNRWSAAFSYNVQYESETLLSARDFDTLSRLTLSYDF comes from the coding sequence ATGCGCCGCTGCCTGTTTCTATTACCCTTTTTCGTCCCGTCCGTCGCCCGCGCGGAGGAGCCGCCGCTCCTTCCGCCCGCCGTCCGCGAAATGCTGGAAGCGGCCATCGCCAATGGCAATGAGGCGGAAATCGTCACCGTCGCCAAGATCGCGAAACAGACCAATCCCGATTCCTCCGACGAAATCCAGCGCATGGTCGCCAGTTGGAAGGACCGCACCAAGGCTACGCACGACGCGGTGATTCGCGAAGCCCGCTTCATCGAATTGTGGACCGGCCGGATCGAAGCGGGCGGCTTCCGCTCCACCGGCTCCACCAGCGAGATCGGCATCAGCGCCAACGCGACGGCGACGCGGAACGGCATCCAATGGTCGCACAAGCTGACCGCCAGCGCCGACTATCGCCGCGCCAACGGCGTCACCTCGCGCGAACGTTATTTCGCCAGCTATGAACCGCGCTATCAGTTCGACCCGCGCGGCTTCGCCTACGGCCTCGTCCAGTTCGAGCGGGACACGTCCATCGGTTATGACGAACGCTACACCGCCTCGGCCGGTATCGGTTACAAGCTGATCGTCAGCAAGAAGGTGGACCTGACCGTGGACGCCGGTCCCGCCGTGCGTCACGCCAAATATGTGCTCGGCGCGCGCGAGACCAAGGTCGGGGGCCGCGCCTCCATGGACCTTGCCTGGCGCATCACCCCCACGCTGACCTTCAAGCAGACCGCATCGGGCTATGCGGAAAGCAACGTCTTCACGCTCAATTCCCTGACCGCGCTGGAAACCAAGGTGACGAACCGCTGGTCGGCGGCCTTCTCCTACAATGTCCAATATGAATCGGAAACGCTGCTGTCCGCACGGGATTTCGACACGCTGAGCCGGCTGACCCTCAGCTACGATTTCTGA
- a CDS encoding heme lyase CcmF/NrfE family subunit, whose protein sequence is MIAEAGLAALWLAGALALLQLALVAMGLAGGKGELLGAVRPVAVSQGALTALAFVLLILLFLRSDMSVMLVVTNSHSMKPWLYKFAGTWGNHEGSMLLWVTVMGVAGSAVALFERALRREAHMATLGAQAAISLGFYAFLLFSSNPFARIDPPPPDGQGLNPLLQDPGLAFHPPTLYLGYVGLSVAFSFAVGALLTRQVDAAFARAMRPWVLAAWVMLTLGITAGSYWAYYELGWGGWWFWDPVENASLMPWLAATALLHSVTVLATRDALRAWTVMLAVIAFSMSMVGTFLVRSGILTSVHAFAVDPERGSFILALLAIYIGGAFALFGWRIGAVREGAPFELVSRETMLVVNNLLLSVILGLVLIGTLYPLLTEAFGHKVSVGAPYFDRIAGPIALLLLIAMAAGPLTRWRRDRFRAVAGRLLVPGIVALVTLALVVALAWGRIGLLPLLGLVVATGVGVGSLAPLWKRNLRRTPLFTWGMVIAHLGCAVSLGGMASDSAFTVEKLVAARPGDTIETAGWKLHFDKIMPMAGDNWTALQADMSASRGGGRAIAIHPQSRFFASPPTTTTEAALLTRWNGQLYVVLGQETEDGRWQVRVWWKPFVTFIWLGGFMIALGGVLALIGRERRGWLMKWRARAAA, encoded by the coding sequence ATGATCGCGGAAGCCGGATTGGCGGCGCTCTGGCTGGCCGGGGCGCTCGCGCTGCTGCAACTGGCGCTGGTCGCGATGGGGCTGGCCGGGGGCAAGGGGGAGTTGCTGGGCGCCGTGCGGCCCGTCGCGGTGTCGCAGGGCGCGTTGACGGCTCTGGCCTTCGTGCTGCTGATCCTGCTGTTCCTGCGGTCGGACATGTCTGTCATGCTGGTCGTCACCAACAGCCATTCGATGAAGCCGTGGCTCTACAAGTTCGCCGGGACGTGGGGCAATCACGAAGGGTCGATGCTGCTCTGGGTGACGGTGATGGGCGTCGCGGGAAGCGCGGTCGCCCTGTTCGAGCGGGCGTTGCGGCGTGAAGCCCATATGGCGACGCTGGGCGCGCAGGCCGCGATCAGCCTGGGTTTCTATGCGTTCCTGCTTTTTTCTTCCAATCCCTTCGCCCGGATCGATCCGCCGCCGCCGGACGGGCAGGGGCTCAATCCGCTGTTGCAGGACCCCGGCCTCGCCTTTCACCCGCCGACGCTGTATCTGGGCTATGTGGGGCTGTCGGTGGCCTTTTCCTTTGCCGTGGGAGCATTGCTGACGCGGCAGGTGGACGCGGCCTTCGCGCGGGCGATGCGGCCATGGGTGCTGGCGGCGTGGGTGATGCTGACGCTGGGGATCACGGCGGGCAGCTATTGGGCCTATTATGAACTGGGCTGGGGCGGCTGGTGGTTCTGGGACCCGGTGGAGAATGCCTCGCTGATGCCGTGGCTGGCGGCGACGGCGCTGCTGCATAGCGTGACGGTGCTGGCGACGCGGGACGCCTTGCGCGCGTGGACGGTGATGCTGGCCGTGATCGCCTTTTCCATGTCGATGGTCGGCACCTTCCTCGTCCGGTCGGGCATTTTGACGAGCGTGCACGCCTTCGCTGTCGACCCGGAGCGGGGCAGCTTCATCCTGGCCCTGCTGGCGATCTATATCGGCGGCGCGTTCGCGCTGTTCGGCTGGCGGATCGGGGCCGTGCGGGAAGGCGCGCCCTTCGAACTGGTGAGCCGCGAGACGATGCTGGTGGTCAACAACCTGCTGTTGTCGGTCATATTGGGGCTGGTGCTGATCGGGACGCTCTATCCGCTGCTGACGGAGGCGTTCGGGCACAAGGTTTCGGTGGGCGCGCCCTATTTCGACCGGATCGCGGGGCCGATCGCGCTGCTGCTGCTGATCGCGATGGCCGCCGGGCCGCTCACGCGCTGGCGACGGGACCGTTTCCGCGCCGTGGCGGGGCGATTGCTGGTGCCGGGGATCGTCGCGCTCGTGACATTGGCGCTGGTCGTGGCGCTGGCCTGGGGGCGGATCGGCCTATTGCCCCTGCTCGGCCTTGTGGTCGCGACGGGCGTGGGCGTGGGGAGCCTCGCGCCCCTGTGGAAGCGAAACCTGCGCCGCACGCCGCTCTTCACCTGGGGCATGGTGATCGCGCATCTGGGCTGCGCGGTCAGTCTGGGCGGCATGGCGTCCGATTCCGCCTTCACCGTGGAGAAGCTGGTGGCCGCGCGGCCCGGCGACACCATCGAGACGGCCGGCTGGAAGCTGCACTTCGACAAGATCATGCCGATGGCCGGCGACAACTGGACGGCGTTGCAGGCGGACATGAGCGCGAGCCGGGGCGGCGGCAGGGCGATCGCCATCCATCCGCAATCGCGTTTCTTCGCTTCCCCGCCGACGACCACGACCGAAGCGGCGCTGCTGACCCGCTGGAACGGGCAGCTTTATGTCGTGCTGGGGCAGGAAACGGAGGATGGCCGCTGGCAGGTCCGCGTCTGGTGGAAGCCGTTCGTGACCTTCATCTGGCTGGGCGGCTTCATGATCGCGCTGGGCGGCGTGCTGGCGCTGATAGGGCGTGAGCGGCGCGGATGGCTGATGAAATGGCGGGCGAGGGCGGCGGCATGA
- a CDS encoding SDR family NAD(P)-dependent oxidoreductase: MTDTLPLSGKLALVTGASRGIGAATAEALAAGGAHVILTARTSGALEEVEERIHQAGGHATIAPLDLIDGESIGRLAQAIGGRWQALDILVLNAATLGSLAAVPAIDAKEFARLLTLNIAAPQALIAAFDAMLRASKDARVVALTSSVGAAPRAYWGAYGASKAALETLVGAYGEEVKNVSAIRTHIVDPGATRTAMRARAFPGEDPATLKGPEAVADAIVDMIAADTPTGYRTRIG; encoded by the coding sequence ATGACCGACACTCTTCCTCTTTCCGGCAAGCTCGCGCTCGTGACTGGCGCCAGCCGCGGCATCGGCGCCGCCACGGCCGAGGCGCTGGCGGCGGGGGGCGCGCATGTCATCCTGACCGCCCGCACCAGCGGCGCGCTGGAGGAAGTGGAAGAGCGCATCCACCAGGCCGGGGGCCATGCCACCATCGCCCCGCTCGACCTGATCGACGGGGAAAGCATCGGGCGGCTGGCGCAGGCCATCGGCGGACGCTGGCAGGCGCTCGACATCCTCGTGCTCAATGCCGCCACGCTGGGCTCGCTGGCCGCCGTCCCTGCGATCGACGCCAAGGAATTCGCGCGCCTGCTGACGCTCAACATCGCCGCGCCGCAAGCCCTGATCGCCGCCTTCGACGCCATGCTGCGCGCCAGCAAGGACGCCCGCGTGGTGGCGCTGACCTCATCGGTAGGGGCCGCGCCGCGCGCCTATTGGGGCGCTTATGGCGCGTCGAAGGCCGCGCTGGAAACGCTGGTCGGCGCCTATGGCGAGGAAGTGAAGAACGTCTCCGCCATCCGCACCCATATCGTCGATCCGGGCGCGACCCGCACCGCGATGCGCGCCCGCGCCTTTCCCGGCGAAGACCCCGCCACGCTCAAGGGACCGGAAGCGGTGGCCGACGCCATCGTGGACATGATCGCGGCGGACACGCCCACCGGCTACCGCACGCGGATCGGCTAA
- a CDS encoding RNA pyrophosphohydrolase, with the protein MPQNEEPGYRPCVGVMLVNMDGLVFVGQRIDNRAEAWQMPQGGIDEGEDAKAAALRELGEETGIVHRHVEIIAKARDEHFYDLPPELIGQIWGGKYRGQRQTWFLARFLGEDSDIDIATPHPEFRAWKWTAPETLPDLIVPFKRKLYRDIVQEFRSLI; encoded by the coding sequence ATGCCACAAAATGAAGAACCGGGTTACCGCCCCTGCGTCGGGGTCATGCTTGTCAACATGGACGGGCTGGTCTTCGTGGGCCAGCGAATCGACAACCGGGCGGAAGCCTGGCAGATGCCCCAGGGCGGCATCGACGAAGGCGAGGATGCGAAGGCGGCCGCGCTGCGCGAACTGGGCGAGGAAACCGGCATCGTCCACCGCCATGTGGAAATCATCGCCAAGGCGCGCGACGAGCATTTCTACGACCTGCCACCCGAATTGATCGGTCAGATATGGGGCGGCAAATATCGCGGCCAGCGGCAGACATGGTTCCTCGCCCGCTTCCTGGGAGAGGACAGCGACATCGACATCGCGACCCCGCATCCCGAGTTCCGCGCATGGAAATGGACGGCGCCCGAAACGCTGCCGGACCTCATCGTCCCCTTCAAGCGCAAGCTCTACCGGGACATCGTGCAGGAGTTCCGGTCGCTGATCTGA
- the ccmE gene encoding cytochrome c maturation protein CcmE, translating to MKAKHQRLILALAALAALIGAGLLAASALKDEAAYFYTPDDVKTKDVEPGKAIRLGGMVVGGSLKRAADGVTIHFDVTDGKATVPARFSGIAPDLFREGSGVVAEGAFDAKGIFLATNLLAKHDERYMPRELEGIQYDEKTHEMKARP from the coding sequence ATGAAGGCGAAGCATCAACGGCTGATCCTGGCGCTGGCCGCGCTGGCGGCGCTGATCGGCGCGGGCCTGCTCGCGGCGTCGGCGCTGAAGGACGAGGCGGCCTATTTCTACACGCCGGACGATGTGAAGACGAAGGACGTGGAACCGGGCAAGGCGATCCGTCTGGGCGGCATGGTCGTGGGCGGCAGCCTGAAGCGCGCGGCGGACGGCGTGACGATCCATTTCGACGTGACGGACGGCAAGGCGACCGTGCCCGCCCGGTTCAGCGGCATCGCGCCGGACCTGTTCCGCGAAGGATCGGGCGTGGTCGCGGAGGGCGCTTTCGACGCGAAGGGCATCTTCCTCGCCACCAACCTGCTCGCCAAGCATGACGAACGCTATATGCCGCGCGAGCTGGAGGGGATTCAATATGACGAGAAAACCCACGAGATGAAGGCCAGGCCATGA